In a single window of the Eleginops maclovinus isolate JMC-PN-2008 ecotype Puerto Natales chromosome 6, JC_Emac_rtc_rv5, whole genome shotgun sequence genome:
- the apol1 gene encoding apolipoprotein L1, with translation MDDSAGAREGDGESRAAKVKKPRRHNPFMLRAGAKGQSDDEGLEEEYDSSSKEETKDEEGKEKRETKVKKPKKHNPFMPRGKGKGLRKNAQDGAAGTGENGKRTLFDQLEDLRIDPSKPEDRQDFEGLMDWWNTVESWEDTPQDEDMTEKEEAKAFAVTADKVQKGIRVFNKLFSERAESLWQHVIDLNSIADGLDKFSKNTKIAQITGGSTSAIGGVATITGLALAPVTMGISLIVTAVGLGVATAGGLTSAGAGISNQVNNSMDRKKVEKIVQDYQEKMADLNKCLKFIKQGIENMKRFDLIKMKEHAYNRDFPVLSKSFYEDGAMAGKAILINANEIMRVVQIANVAGSTAARAVQIASMATGVLTGLFVGMDIYFVAKDSKELKKGAKSEFAAKIREVATQLHDGLVELNTIREELQCTAPDSNEGDDTAPMDSAKKEKEEKYDQHDSSSEDEIDRIKKAIKKDYENREYV, from the exons ATGGATGATTCTGCAGGAGccagagagggagatggagaaagCAGAGCC GCCAAGGTGAAAAAACCCAGGCGCCATAATCCATTTATGCTACGAGCTGGAGCAAAG GGTCAGTCTGATGATGAAGGGCTGGAAGAGGAATATGATTCTTCATCCAAAGAAGAAACGAAAGATGAAGAGGgcaaggaaaaaagagag ACCAAAGTGAAGAAACCGAAGAAACACAATCCTTTCATGCCAAGGGGGAAG GGCAAAGGCCTTAGGAAGAACGCTCAGGACGGCGCTGCAGGCACAGGAGAG AATGGAAAAAGAACTTTATTCGACCAGCTGGAGGATTTACGTATTGACCCGTCAAAGCCTGAAGACAGACAG GACTTCGAGGGACTTATGGATTGGTGGAACACAGTGGAGT CCTGGGAGGACACGCCTCAAGATGAAGACATGACGGAAAAAGAGGAGGCCAA GGCTTTTGCTGTGACGGCGGACAAGGTGCAGAAGGGAATCCGGGTCTTCAACAAACTGTTCTCGGAGCGCGCCGAGAGCCTCTGGCAGCACGTCATCGACCTCAACAGCATCGCAGATGGCCTGGACAAGTTCAGCAAGAACACAAAGATCGCTCAAATCACCGGCGGCTCCACCAGCGCCATCGGGGGCGTGGCCACCATCACCGGCCTCGCTCTGGCCCCGGTCACCATGGGAATCTCTTTGATTGTGACGGCGGTGGGATTGGGTGTCGCTACAGCAGGCGGTCTGACATCTGCAGGTGCCGGTATCTCCAACCAGGTCAACAACTCCATGGACCGCAAGAAGGTGGAGAAGATCGTGCAGGACTATCAGGAGAAGATGGCCGACCTCAACAAGTGTCTGAAATTCATCAAGCAGGGTATCGAGAACATGAAGAGGTTTGACCTGATCAAGATGAAAGAACACGCCTACAACCGGGACTTCCCTGTGCTCAGCAAGAGTTTTTACGAGGACGGTGCCATGGCAGGGAAAGCCATCCTCATCAACGCTAACGAGATCATGCGCGTGGTGCAGATCGCCAACGTGGCGGGAAGCACCGCAGCGAGAGCGGTCCAGATCGCAAGTATGGCCACCGGTGTGCTCACTGGACTCTTTGTAGGCATGGACATCTACTTTGTGGCCAAAGACTCCAAAGAACTGAAGAAAGGGGCCAAGTCCGAGTTTGCTGCCAAAATCAGGGAGGTGGCGACGCAGCTGCACGATGGCCTGGTGGAGCTCAACACGATACGAGAGGAGCTGCAGTGCACCGCTCCAGACAGCAACGAAGGCGATGACACAGCCCCAATGGACAGTgccaagaaagagaaagaagagaaatacGACCAACATGACAGTTCAAGTGAAGATGAAATCGACCGCATCAAAAAAGCCATTAAGAAGGACTATGAGAACAGAGAATATGTTTGA